A window of the Lactuca sativa cultivar Salinas chromosome 5, Lsat_Salinas_v11, whole genome shotgun sequence genome harbors these coding sequences:
- the LOC111912469 gene encoding serine/threonine-protein kinase WAG1 gives MEDDHHTISRQDSDLDFSFTSCNTTTTTTTLASSSARSSLARSSLCLSFNESTRLSSASASTSSTAVPNLHSRPHRKSDANWSAIKAATNLSSDGILHLSHLKLVRLVGSGNLGRVFLCRLRDYEHANFAIKVVDNNLLTSKKLSHVQTEARILSSLDHPFLPTLYAHLEVSHYTCFLIDFCPNGDLHSLLRKQPNYRLPIDSVRFFAAEVLVALEYLHSLGIVYRDLKPENILIREDGHIMLSDFDLCFNSDVIPKLDNRIQGTTTSRSRGGSCYGGNIRRRDEEEMVTEFVAEPTTAFSKSCVGTHEYLAPELVNGSGHGNGVDWWAFGVLVYELLYGRTPFRGGSKESTLRNIASSRGVTFGEEKETEQAQAPPGMAEAKDLIEKLLVKDPRRRLGCASGATDIKRHPFFDGIKWPLIRTYSPPEHRGVVVKRSSKTGANHVSTPSNSKKRRSIWKGLSDLLTKSKGSKRNLNSNQNYYCYRKNVI, from the coding sequence ATGGAAGACGATCATCATACCATCTCCCGTCAAGACTCCGATCTCGACTTCAGCTTCACCAGctgcaacaccaccaccaccacaaccacccTTGCCTCCTCCAGTGCACGCTCCAGTCTTGCTCGTTCCAGCTTATGTCTAAGCTTTAACGAATCCACTCGTCTCTCCTCCGCCTCCGCCTCCACTTCTTCCACTGCTGTACCTAACCTCCATTCTCGTCCTCACCGGAAATCAGATGCTAACTGGTCCGCCATTAAAGCTGCCACCAACCTTTCCTCTGATGGGATTCTCCATCTCAGTCACCTTAAGCTTGTACGCCTTGTGGGCTCGGGGAATCTTGGCCGGGTCTTCCTCTGTCGCCTCCGAGACTATGAACACGCTAACTTCGCCATTAAAGTTGTTGATAACAATTTACTCACCTCCAAGAAGCTCTCTCATGTCCAGACCGAGGCTCGGATTCTTTCATCCCTTGACCACCCTTTTCTCCCGACGCTGTACGCTCATCTGGAAGTGTCTCACTACACGTGCTTCCTCATCGATTTCTGTCCCAACGGCGATCTTCATTCCTTGCTTCGGAAGCAACCTAATTATCGGCTACCAATCGATTCTGTTAGGTTCTTCGCGGCGGAGGTTTTAGTGGCTCTTGAATACCTCCACTCTCTTGGGATAGTCTACCGGGATTTGAAGCCGGAGAACATTTTGATCCGGGAAGATGGTCACATTATGCTGTCGGATTTTGATTTGTGTTTCAATTCCGACGTCATACCAAAACTGGATAACAGGATCCAAGGGACGACGACAAGCCGGAGTCGTGGCGGCTCATGTTACGGCGGCAACATTCGTAgacgtgatgaagaagaaatggTGACAGAGTTTGTAGCAGAGCCGACGACGGCTTTCTCAAAATCATGCGTTGGGACTCACGAGTACTTGGCGCCGGAATTGGTCAACGGCAGCGGCCACGGCAACGGCGTTGATTGGTGGGCTTTTGGTGTGCTAGTGTACGAGTTATTATACGGAAGGACGCCGTTCCGAGGAGGAAGCAAAGAGTCCACCCTGCGCAATATAGCATCGAGCAGGGGAGTGACGTTTGGGGAAGAAAAGGAAACTGAACAAGCTCAAGCTCCACCGGGAATGGCGGAGGCCAAGGACTTGATAGAGAAGTTGTTGGTGAAGGATCCAAGGAGGCGACTAGGTTGCGCTAGCGGTGCCACGGACATTAAACGCCACCCATTTTTCGATGGGATCAAGTGGCCGTTGATCCGTACTTACAGCCCGCCGGAGCACCGTGGGGTGGTGGTGAAGAGAAGTAGCAAGACAGGTGCTAATCACGTGAGCACACCCTCCAACTCCAAGAAACGGCGTTCGATTTGGAAGGGCCTTAGTGACTTGTTAACGAAAAGCAAGGGGTCTAAACGTAATTTAAATTCCAACCAAAACTATTATTGTTATAGAAAAAATGTGATCTAA
- the LOC111912468 gene encoding leucine-rich repeat receptor-like serine/threonine-protein kinase At1g17230: protein MRSLDFNKHFFPLLILMSSIIVLVDSINEEGAVLLEFKLSLSDPNNNLHTWNQSDSFPCNWIGINCTNDHKVTSINLSNLTLSGSLSPTICKLPFLTKLNISKNFISGPIPNLSSCQSLEVVDLCTNRFHDDFPTQISTISSLKILSLCENYISGVIPEDIGNLTSLEELVVYSNNLTGIIPKSIGRLKQLKIIRAGVNSLSGPIPIEISECESLQVFGLAQNNLEGSIPRELQNLKNLTSLVLWQNRLSGEIPHEIGNFSRLELLALHANSFTGSIPKEIGKLTQLMRLYLYTNQLNGSIPEELGNCVKLVEIDLSENRLSGGIPKGLGNIKNLRLLHLFENLFVGEIPNELSHLKALKKLDLSINNLTGEIPLGFQNIFLESLQLFDNHLEGSIPPLIGANSNLTVLDISMNNLVGIIPPHLCNSQKLMFLSLGSNKLSGNIPHGLKSCKSLIQLMLGDNLLTGSLPLEFSNLYNLSAIELHQNHFTGTLPPEIGQLQNLKRLHLSDNYFFGHIPSEIGNLSQLVTFNVSSNHLFGDIPHELMNCVNLQRLDLSRNWFTGHVPFEIGNLVNLELLKLSDNKMNGPIPNSLGKLSRLTELQMGGNYFSGNVPFELGQLMALQISLNISHNSLSGTIPQNLGNLLMLESLYLNDNLLVGEIPSSIGQLVSLLVCNLSNNGLYGTVPNTPVFKKMDSSNFVGNKGLCVLGSNQCHPPSNSRSNQDSGYGVSKEKVVSIVSGVVGFFSLIFAMGVCWAIKNRKPVCVSLEEEHMKPYVLDNYYFPKVGFRYQDLVEATHNFSDDVVIGKGACGVVYKAVMGDGEVVAVKKLKSGGGGATIVDQSFLAEISTLGKIRHKNIVKLYGFCYHQESNLLLYEYMENGSLGELLHGNKNGRFLDWNDRYKIAHGAAEGLCYLHYDCRPHIIHRDIKSNNILLDKMLQPHVGDFGLAKLMDFTCSKSMSAVAGSYGYIAPEYAYTMKVTEKCDIYSFGVVLLELVTGKPPVQPVDQGGDLVTWVRRSIHGMVPISDLYDKRLDLSCKKTTNEMSLFLRIAVFCTSPSPLNRPTMREVVAMMIDARVNTPSSPSSETPLDNDSNNSCKEYVEQDEISTSPWKSG from the exons CAATAAACGAAGAGGGTGCTGTGCTTTTGGAGTTCAAACTCTCTCTTTCTGACCCAAATAACAATCTCCATACATGGAATCAATCCGATTCATTTCCTTGTAACTGGATTGGTATAAACTGTACCAATGATCACAAGGTAACATCTATAAACCTCAGTAACCTTACTTTATCAGGCTCCCTATCACCAACCATTTGCAAGCTTCCATTTTTAACCAAGTTAAACATCTCCAAGAACTTCATTTCTGGCCCCATTCCTAATCTATCATCCTGTCAATCTTTGGAAGTTGTTGACCTCTGCACAAATCGGTTCCATGATGATTTCCCCACCCAGATTTCCACAATTTCCTCCCTTAAAATCCTCTCATTGTGTGAAAATTACATCAGTGGTGTAATCCCTGAAGACATTGGGAACCTGACTTCATTGGAAGAGCTTGTTGTTTACAGTAACAATCTCACTGGAATAATCCCCAAATCCATTGGTAGATTGAAGCAACTTAAAATTATCAGGGCAGGTGTAAACTCTTTATCAGGTCCTATCCCCATTGAGATCAGCGAATGTGAAAGCTTGCAGGTTTTTGGGTTAGCCCAAAACAATCTAGAAGGTTCGATTCCTAGAGAGCTTCAAAACCTCAAGAATCTGACAAGTTTAGTCCTTTGGCAAAATCGTTTATCTGGTGAAATCCCTCACGAAATAGGGAACTTCAGTCGTCTGGAATTGCTTGCACTTCATGCAAACTCTTTCACTGGAAGCATTCCAAAAGAAATCGGTAAGCTAACACAACTTATGAGGCTGTATCTATACACAAACCAATTAAATGGTTCGATTCCTGAAGAACTCGGGAATTGTGTAAAGTTAGTTGAAATCGATCTTTCTGAAAACCGTTTATCTGGGGGAATCCCAAAAGGGCTTGGAAACATCAAAAACCTCCGTTTACTTCAtctttttgaaaacctttttgtgggCGAAATCCCAAATGAGCTTTCACATTTGAAAGCGCTCAAAAAGCTTGACCTTTCGATAAACAATCTGACAGGGGAAATCCCTTTAGGGTTTCAAAACATTTTCTTGGAAAGTCTTCAGCTTTTTGATAACCATCTTGAGGGAAGCATTCCTCCATTGATAGGAGCTAATAGTAACCTCACAGTTCTTGACATATCAATGAACAACCTTGTGGGAATCATCCCTCCACATCTTTGTAATTCTCAGAAACTAATGTTTCTAAGTTTGGGATCAAATAAGTTGTCTGGAAACATTCCACATGGTTTAAAATCATGCAAATCTTTAATCCAGTTGATGTTAGGAGACAATTTGTTAACAGGTAGCCTCCCTCTTGAATTCTCAAATCTTTATAACCTTTCAGCCATTGAACTCCATCAAAACCATTTCACAGGTACTTTACCTCCAGAAATAGGCCAACTACAAAACCTGAAACGCCTTCACTTGTCTGATAATTACTTTTTTGGCCACATTCCTTCTGAAATCGGGAATTTATCACAGCTTGTTACATTCAATGTCTCATCTAATCATCTTTTTGGAGACATTCCTCATGAGCTCATGAACTGTGTAAATCTTCAAAGACTTGACCTTAGTAGAAACTGGTTCACAGGACATGTCCCTTTTGAAATTGGCAATTTGGTAAATCTTGAATTGTTAAAGCTTTCTGATAACAAAATGAATGGACCAATACCAAATTCATTAGGGAAGCTTTCACGTCTTACCGAATTACAAATGGGTGGAAATTATTTTTCCGGAAATGTCCCTTTTGAACTTGGTCAACTCATGGCTCTTCAGATTTCTTTGAATATCAGTCATAACTCACTTTCGGGAACAATACCTCAGAATCTTGGAAACTTGTTGATGTTGGAATCGTTGTACTTAAATGACAATTTACTTGTTGGAGAGATTCCTTCATCAATTGGTCAATTAGTAAGCTTGTTAGTCTGCAATCTTTCTAACAATGGCTTATATGGAACAGTTCCAAACACACCCGTTTTTAAAAAGATGGATTCTAGCAACTTTGTTGGAAACAAAGGGCTATGTGTTTTGGGTTCAAATCAGTGTCACCCACCTTCAAATTCAAGATCCAATCAAGATTCTGGTTATGGGGTTTCAAAAGAGAAAGTAGTGAGTATTGTTTCTGGTGTTGTAGGGTTTTTCTCTTTGATCTTTGCAATGGGTGTTTGTTGGGCTATAAAGAACCGAAAACCAGTGTGTGTGTCACTTGAAGAAGAACATATGAAGCCTTATGTGTTGGACAATTACTACTTCCCAAAAGTAGGGTTTCGATATCAAGATCTTGTTGAAGCTACTCATAACTTTTCAGACGATGTTGTGATCGGAAAAGGAGCTTGTGGGGTGGTGTACAAGGCGGTGATGGGTGATGGTGAGGTGGTGGCGGTGAAAAAGTTGAAGTCTGGTGGAGGAGGAGCCACCATTGTTGATCAGAGCTTTTTAGCTGAGATATCAACTCTTGGAAAAATCCGGCATAAGAATATTGTGAAACTTTATGGTTTTTGTTATcatcaagaatccaatcttttgTTATATGAGTATATGGAAAACGGGAGTTTAGGGGAACTACTTCATGGAAACAAGAATGGTAGATTTCTTGATTGGAATGATAGATACAAGATTGCCCATGGAGCAGCTGAAGGTTTATGCTATCTTCACTATGATTGTAGGCCCCACATCATTCATCGCGATATAAAGTCAAACAACATTTTGTTAGACAAAATGCTTCAACCTCATGTGGGGGATTTCGGTTTGGCAAAATTGATGGATTTCACATGTTCCAAATCCATGTCAGCTGTTGCTGGTTCATACGGATACATTGCCCCAG AATACGCGTATACAATGAAAGTAACAGAAAAGTGCGATATCTACAGCTTTGGAGTGGTGTTGTTGGAGCTTGTGACAGGGAAGccaccggttcaaccggttgacCAGGGAGGTGATCTTGTGACATGGGTCAGAAGGTCAATCCATGGAATGGTTCCCATTTCTGATTTATACGACAAAAGATTAGATTTGAGTTGTAAAAAAACAACAAATGAAATGTCACTTTTTTTAAGGATAGCCGTCTTTTGCACTAGTCCATCTCCTCTCAATAGGCCTACAATGAGGGAAGTTGTAGCAATGATGATTGATGCTAGAGTAAATACACCTTCATCTCCTTCATCAGAAACACCTCTAGATAACGATTCTAATAATTCTTGCAAAG AGTATGTGGAGCAAGATGAAATTAGCACTAGTCCATGGAAGTCGGGTTGA